Proteins from one Coffea arabica cultivar ET-39 chromosome 8c, Coffea Arabica ET-39 HiFi, whole genome shotgun sequence genomic window:
- the LOC140013504 gene encoding uncharacterized protein encodes MARQVWHFFGDTVGVAWTGLAFRVCMAAWWQGKRGNKFLEFIHLVTPLLICWHIWKARNGMKYDGKKIEGVQLCHGVVVDLLELFRVQFPECRVSSLSWVEFYLEVSSWNTARSYMLVKWVRPSHGGLKLNTDGCSKGNPGESGGGGVLREASGRLVLAFSCNFGIASSMQAEARALLFGVRLCLQRGFDSFDVELDSLVLVQVLNRTSRCPWSIYKEVYQLVGLLHHFPRVRHCYRQANQVADILANEGCRHDREEIYLAASTLPQIARGAFHLDRLGVASFRRMK; translated from the coding sequence ATGGCGCGACAAGTGTGGCACTTCTTTGGGGATACGGTTGGAGTTGCCTGGACTGGGCTAGCCTTTCGCGTATGTATGGCGGCCTGGTGGCAGGGAAAGCGAGGAAATAAATTTCTGGAGTTTATTCATCTTGTTACCCCCTTGTTGATTTGCTGGCACATATGGAAGGCTAGGAATGGCATGAAATATGATGGTAAGAAGATCGAGGGGGTTCAGCTATGTCATGGTGTTGTTGTCGATCTTTTAGAGTTGTTTAGGGTACAGTTCCCGGAGTGCAGGGTGTCGTCACTATCTTGGGTAGAATTTTATCTGGAGGTTTCTAGTTGGAATACAGCCAGGTCTTACATGCTGGTTAAATGGGTACGGCCCTCACATGGGGGCCTAAAGCTCAACACCGACGGGTGCTCCAAGGGTAACCCTGGGGAGAGTGGGGGTGGGGGTGTGCTTCGGGAGGCTAGTGGTAGGCTGGTCCTGGCTTTTTCGTGTAATTTTGGTATAGCTTCGAGTATGCAGGCTGAGGCCCGGGCTCTGCTATTTGGGGTCAGGTTATGCCTCCAGCGGGGTTTTGATTCATTTGATGTTGAACTGGATTCCTTGGTGTTAGTGCAAGTTTTAAATCGGACTTCTCGTTGCCCATGGAGTATTTATAAGGAGGTTTATCAGTTGGTTGGTTtgttgcatcattttccacgaGTTCGTCACTGTTATCGCCAGGCTAACCAGGTGGCAGATATATTGGCCAATGAAGGGTGTCGGCATGACCGGGAGGAGATCTACTTGGCAGCTTCAACCTTACCCCAAATTGCGAGAGGAGCATTTCACTTAGATAGGTTAGGAGTTGCATCTTTTCGTCGGATGAAATGA
- the LOC113705399 gene encoding major allergen Pru ar 1-like has product MAPLTCDYEVPCSIPPARLFKAFFLDDHLITKMLPQAIKSVEIVEGDGGVGSIKLITFGEGSHYKGLKQRVDGIDKDNFTFSHTILESDAFSDKIEKVANVIKIEASADGGSICKTTSTCHPKGNTEEQIEGAKQEIKAAKETSSAMFKAVEAYLIANPDVYN; this is encoded by the exons ATGGCCCCTCTCACTTGTGATTATGAGGTCCCCTGCTCAATTCCTCCTGCAAGGTTGTTCAAGGCCTTCTTCCTTGATGACCACCTCATTACCAAGATGCTGCCACAGGCCATTAAAAGCGTCGAAATCGTTGAAGGAGATGGAGGAGTGGGATCCATCAAGTTGATCACTTTTGGTGAAG GTAGTCATTATAAGGGTTTAAAACAAAGAGTCGATGGAATTGACAAAGACAACTTCACCTTCAGCCATACTATTCTTGAAAGTGATGCCTTCAGTGATAAGATTGAAAAAGTAGCTAACGTGATTAAAATCGAAGCTTCAGCTGATGGAGGGTCAATCTGTAAGACCACCAGCACATGCCACCCCAAGGGCAATACCGAAGAACAAATTGAGGGAGCAAAACAGGAAATTAAGGCAGCAAAAGAAACGTCCTCAGCCATGTTCAAGGCTGTGGAAGCCTACCTCATCGCAAATCCTGATGTATACAACTGA
- the LOC113705881 gene encoding 5-OH-xanthotoxin synthase-like produces MEVLVLLVFAISVLLIFLLLPNKNIRSSTIHHPPGPPRLPIIGNFHQLDPSCVHRSLWELSQKYGPLMFIKLGSVATLVISSAKLAEEIMKNRDLEFCSRPKLTGLQKFTYNGLDIALAPYGQEWREMRKICVTHLLSAKRLLMFRPIHEDEVSRMIRKISKQAASSDPVINLSETIMSLTSTMICRIAFGKRFDEEGHERRRFDGLIREAQALLVAFFFSDYFPAVGWIDKFTGMLSRLESIFEKFDSFHQELIDEHLNPNRPKSMDGDLIDLMLQLRKDGTTSFEITMGNIKAMLMDVFFAGTDTSAVIIIWAMTAMMKKPTVMRKVQAEIRGIIGKKQMLDEDDVQNLPYLKAVVEETFRLYPALPLLVPRETIAKCTIDGYEIQPETLVYVNAWGIARDPDYWENPDEFLPERFLNSTLDVNGQDFHLIPFGAGRRGCPGYSMGKGTVELALANILHSFDWELPPGVKKEDIDTDALPGITMCKKNDLRLVAKLHV; encoded by the exons ATGGAAGTCCTCGTTCTTCTAGTCTTCGCAATTTCAGTTCTTCtaattttccttcttcttccaaACAAGAACATAAGATCCTCAACAATTCATCATCCTCCGGGCCCTCCAAGGCTTCCAATCATTGGAAACTTCCACCAACTAGACCCTTCATGCGTTCATAGATCCCTTTGGgaactttcacaaaaatatgGTCCACTGATGTTCATCAAACTCGGTTCAGTGGCAACCCTTGTGATTTCTTCGGCAAAATTGGCTGAAGAAATCATGAAAAACCGAGATTTAGAATTTTGTAGTAGGCCAAAATTGACAGGCCTGCAAAAGTTTACGTACAATGGCTTGGACATTGCCTTAGCACCATATGGTCAAGAATGGAGAGAGATGAGAAAAATCTGTGTCACTCATCTCTTGAGTGCAAAAAGGTTGCTGATGTTTCGTCCGATTCATGAAGATGAAGTGTCACGAATGATTAGAAAGATATCTAAACAAGCTGCATCTTCTGATCCGGTGATTAATTTGAGCGAGACTATTATGTCTCTAACTAGTACAATGATCTGCAGGATTGCTTTTGGGAAGAGGTTTGATGAGGAAGGTCATGAAAGAAGGAGATTTGATGGTCTTATTCGCGAAGCTCAGGCCCTTCTTGTGGCTTTCTTTTTCTCGGACTATTTTCCAGCAGTTGGATGGATTGATAAGTTCACAGGAATGCTTTCTAGACTTGAGAGTATTTTTGAGAAGTTTGATTCGTTTCATCAAGAACTTATAGATGAGCACCTCAATCCAAATAGGCCAAAGTCCATGGATGGAGACCTTATTGATCTCATGCTTCAACTACGAAAAGATGGAACAACTTCATTTGAGATAACTATGGGTAACATCAAAGCTATGCTCATG GACGTATTCTTTGCCGGTACAGACACAAGTGCGGTGATCATTATTTGGGCAATGACAGCGATGATGAAAAAACCAACAGTCATGAGAAAGGTTCAAGCAGAAATTAGAGGAATCATTGGAAAGAAGCAAATGTTAGATGAAGATGATGTTCAGAACCTTCCCTATCTCAAGGCAGTTGTTGAGGAGACATTCAGGTTGTACCCAGCCTTACCACTTCTAGTACCTAGAGAAACAATTGCAAAATGCACTATTGATGGTTATGAAATTCAACCCGAGACCTTAGTTTATGTAAATGCTTGGGGAATTGCAAGAGATCCTGATTATTGGGAAAATCCAGATGAATTTTTGCCTGAGAGATTCTTGAATAGTACTCTTGATGTGAATGGGCAAGATTTTCATTTGATCCCATTTGGGGCAGGCAGAAGAGGCTGCCCCGGGTACTCAATGGGAAAAGGAACAGTGGAGCTTGCACTAGCCAATATTTTGCACTCATTTGATTGGGAATTACCTCCTGGAGTGAAGAAAGAAGACATTGACACAGATGCTTTGCCTGGTATCACAATGTGCAAGAAAAATGATCTGAGGCTTGTGGCCAAACTCCATGTTTAG